The window ACAGGCGACGCCGATGACCGCGGCACAGGTGCGCGACGAAATCGCCGTGCCGGAGGGTGCCTTTGCGCTGGTGCTCGACCGGCTGGTCGATGACGGCATGATCGCCCTGGTCACGGGCGGAGAGGGCGCGCCGCGGATCGAGCTGACCGATCGCGCGCTTCAGTTCATCGATTCGGTGTTCAATTTCCTGCGGCCCGCAGCGTCACCCGCCACGGCCTGAACCCACGCTTCACGCAGGTCGCCGGACGGTCCCCTTCCATCCCCCTGGGGATCGTCCGTTCGTCCCCCGTCATCCCGGCGCTTCCTCCCTTGCCGGGATGACGGTTCGGGGCCGCCGCCGATCAGCGTTCGCTCAGATAATAGCGATCCGTCGCGCCTAGCGCGTCGTCGAGTTCATAGACGATCGGCTGTCCCGTCGGGATTTCCAGCGCCGCGATATCCGCATCCGAAATGCCGGACAGGTGCTTGACCAGCGCGCGCAGCGAATTGCCATGCGCCGAAATCACCACCCGCTTGCCCGCGCGCAGTTCCGGCGCGATCACCTGTTCCCAATAAGGCAGGACACGGGCGATCGTGTCCTTCAGGCTTTCGGTCGACGGAATGGCGATCCCGGCATAACGGCGGTCGGTGCCCAGGTCGAACGCGCTGCCAGCCTCCATCGGCGGGGGCGGCACGTCGAAACTGCGCCGCCACACATGGACCTGTTCCTCGCCGTGGCGCGCCGCCGTCTCCGCCTTGTTCAGCCCGGTCAGGCCGCCATAATGCCGCTCGTTCAGCCGCCAGTCCTTGACCACCGGCAGCCACAGCCGGCCCATCTCCTCCAGCGCGAGATTCAGCGTCTTGATCGCGCGCGTCTGCATGCTGGTGAACGCCAGGTCGAAATCGAACCCCTTGTCGGCCAGCATCCGCCCGGCCGCCTTTGCCTCCTCGATCCCCTGCTCGGTCAAGTTGACGTCCCACCATCCGGTGAACCGGTTTTCCAGGTTCCAGGCGGACTGGCCGTGGCGGATCAGGACGAGGCTGGGCATGGGCTTCCTTTCGGGAATGATTGGGTTTCGCCGTGCCGCTAGCCTAGATCGCGCGGGTGAGAAAGCGGCTGAACGGGTCGCCATCCCGATAATCGCCGAATGCGCCGCACGGTTCGAACCCATGGGCCGCATACATCGCCAATGCGGGGGCAAAGGGCGCGGTGCTGCCCGTCTCCAGGCTCAGCTGCGTCATGCCCATCGCCCGCGCCGTCGCGATCAGGTGTTCCAGCATCGCCCGCCCAACCCCCTGACCCAGAAACGCCTCGGCCACCCGCATCGACTTCAGCTCGCCATGCCCGGCATCCAGCCGCTTCAGCGCGCCGATCCCGGCCAACCGGTCGCCGATCCAGGCGGAAAAGAACCGCACTTCCGGCTGTTTCAGGCCGGACAGGTCCAGGAAATGACAACTGCCGGGCGGGGACGCGGCCAGCATCCCCTCTGCGTGAACCCTCAGCAGGGCAATGACCGCCGGATCGTCCAGCTCGCCCTCCCGGATCGCCAGAGCCGTCGCCGGTGTCACAACCCGTCGACGAACCCCGCCAGCGTGTCCAGGCACGCATGGGCCAGCGCCTTGCAGCGATCGGGCGACCAGCCATATTCCGGGTCCGGCGACGGGTCATGATCCTTGAACGGCATTTCCAGCGTCATCGCCACCGCGCCGAACCGTTCGGCCAGCTGATTGGTCGACATGGACAGGTTGGCCCGGCCGGGCTTTGCCTTTTCATATCCCCGCTCGGTCTGGAACAGCGGCGTATTGGCGGCCAGCGCTCGGCCATAAGCGTAATATTTCTCGCCCTGCGCGTCGGTCCAGCTCGGGATCCCCTCGAACCCGGCCAGGAAATTGGCCGGAATCGCCTCGTCGCCATGCACGTCCATCGCAAAATCGACGCCGGTTTCGTCCATCGCATTGCGCACGCAGAGCACTTCGGGGCTGCGCTCCGGCGTCGGCGCGTGCCATTCGCGGTTCAGATTGACGCCAGCCGCATTGGTTCGCAAATGGCCACGGCGTGAACCATCCGGGTTCATGTTCGGCACGATGTGGAACGTCGCCTTGTCGCGCAGGGCGCGCGCCTGCACATCCGACGGATCGGTCAGCTTTTCCAGCGCGCCTTCCATCCACCATTCCGCCATGCTCTCGCCCGGATGCTGGCGGGCATAGAGCCACACCTGTTTCGGCCCGGTGCCCAGCGTCAGGCAATCGATCGCCTGTCCGTCCAGCGTGGTGCCCAATTCGCGGTGCTGAACCCCCGGCATCGCCGCCATGCGCGCGATCAGGTCCTGATGCCGCTCCATCGAATAGGGCGCGAAATAGGCGAACCAGGCGACGTCGCTGTCAAAACTGTGGGTAAAGGACAGGACGCCATCGGCATAGTCCGTCGGTGCCAGCCGCCAGTGCGCCCGGTCGGTGCTGACCCGCGTACGATAGCCGGGCCAGCCAAAGGCATAGGCCGCGTTGCCCGCGTTCAGGATGCGGAACGTCAGCGTCCGCCCCTTTGCCCCCGCCACGCGGAAATGAAACCATTGATAGAATTCCGACAGATGATCCGCCCGGATGGTCAGGTCCACCCGGTCGCCCTCGATCATGGTCAGGTCGATATTGCCGCTGTCGAACGCGGCGTTGATGGAAATGCTCATCGGATCGTCGTCGTGATGCCTGATTCGCCGGGGAATCGCGCGAACAGGCCATCGGCCAGCCGCTGCGCGACCGCCGCCGGTTCGCCGGCCGGGGTGCCGTTTACCGTCTCGCCCTCGGCCCGGCCTTCCCAGATGGTGGTGCTGTCCGACCGCTGGCGGATCTGCACGCTCAGCTGCGTTGCCGAAATCTGCCGCGTCCGGCCGCCCAGGCCCAGATTGAGGCCGCCGCCAACCGCGCCGCCCATGCCGCCCGAAACGCCGCCCAGGCCGATCGACACCGGCGACTGGCTGCGCACCGAACCCGCCGCCGCGCGGCTGAACGACACGGCGACGACGTACCGGCTGCTGGCCGCCTGTCCGTCCGGCAGGATGGTAAAGCCCAGATCGCCCAGCTCCGCCGCAACCGCATCCAGATAGGCGCGATAGGCCAAGCTCGGCTCGCCGCCGCTGGTCACTGCCTCGATCGCCACCGTGCCCGGCTCGATCGGCGTGTTCAGATGATATCGGATCGCGCTCGCCGGCGGCAGCGACGGGGTGGTGG of the Sphingomonas sp. BGYR3 genome contains:
- the gpmA gene encoding 2,3-diphosphoglycerate-dependent phosphoglycerate mutase; the protein is MPSLVLIRHGQSAWNLENRFTGWWDVNLTEQGIEEAKAAGRMLADKGFDFDLAFTSMQTRAIKTLNLALEEMGRLWLPVVKDWRLNERHYGGLTGLNKAETAARHGEEQVHVWRRSFDVPPPPMEAGSAFDLGTDRRYAGIAIPSTESLKDTIARVLPYWEQVIAPELRAGKRVVISAHGNSLRALVKHLSGISDADIAALEIPTGQPIVYELDDALGATDRYYLSER
- a CDS encoding GNAT family N-acetyltransferase; this encodes MTPATALAIREGELDDPAVIALLRVHAEGMLAASPPGSCHFLDLSGLKQPEVRFFSAWIGDRLAGIGALKRLDAGHGELKSMRVAEAFLGQGVGRAMLEHLIATARAMGMTQLSLETGSTAPFAPALAMYAAHGFEPCGAFGDYRDGDPFSRFLTRAI
- a CDS encoding M14-type cytosolic carboxypeptidase, with amino-acid sequence MSISINAAFDSGNIDLTMIEGDRVDLTIRADHLSEFYQWFHFRVAGAKGRTLTFRILNAGNAAYAFGWPGYRTRVSTDRAHWRLAPTDYADGVLSFTHSFDSDVAWFAYFAPYSMERHQDLIARMAAMPGVQHRELGTTLDGQAIDCLTLGTGPKQVWLYARQHPGESMAEWWMEGALEKLTDPSDVQARALRDKATFHIVPNMNPDGSRRGHLRTNAAGVNLNREWHAPTPERSPEVLCVRNAMDETGVDFAMDVHGDEAIPANFLAGFEGIPSWTDAQGEKYYAYGRALAANTPLFQTERGYEKAKPGRANLSMSTNQLAERFGAVAMTLEMPFKDHDPSPDPEYGWSPDRCKALAHACLDTLAGFVDGL
- a CDS encoding DUF4136 domain-containing protein translates to MPQNAVSRPLLALSAALMLGACATTPSLPPASAIRYHLNTPIEPGTVAIEAVTSGGEPSLAYRAYLDAVAAELGDLGFTILPDGQAASSRYVVAVSFSRAAAGSVRSQSPVSIGLGGVSGGMGGAVGGGLNLGLGGRTRQISATQLSVQIRQRSDSTTIWEGRAEGETVNGTPAGEPAAVAQRLADGLFARFPGESGITTTIR